The following proteins are encoded in a genomic region of Synechococcus sp. CBW1002:
- a CDS encoding IS3 family transposase, whose translation MSRQCALLGLPRSTLYYRPTPVRVSTLRIMARIDALYLEDPCSGSRRMVDYLAQDGIPISRDRVRNLMRRMGLRAIYQKPRTTVPGDPSVRFPCLVDLTQVTSVDQVWATDITYIPLQKGFLYLVAIMDLHSRHVLSWRLSNSLDTKFCLEALEMALGGGRRPEIFHSDQGCQFTSADFVARLKGERIQISWSGRKRCYDNILVERLWRTVKYEEVYLRAYSDGWDAEISLARFLWRYCHVRPHSSLGGKTPHAVYTEAEPCSTRPGLTMSGAGTVQ comes from the coding sequence ATCAGCAGGCAGTGTGCGCTGCTGGGGCTGCCTCGATCCACGCTGTACTACCGGCCGACACCGGTCCGTGTATCGACGCTGCGGATCATGGCCAGGATCGATGCTCTCTACCTGGAGGATCCCTGCAGCGGCAGCCGCCGGATGGTGGACTATCTGGCCCAAGATGGTATCCCGATCAGCCGAGATCGAGTGCGAAACCTCATGCGGCGCATGGGATTACGGGCGATCTACCAGAAGCCCCGGACGACGGTTCCAGGTGATCCGTCCGTGCGGTTCCCCTGCCTGGTGGACCTCACGCAGGTCACGTCGGTGGATCAGGTCTGGGCGACCGACATCACCTACATCCCTCTGCAGAAAGGGTTCCTCTATCTGGTGGCGATCATGGATCTCCATTCCAGGCATGTGCTCAGCTGGAGGCTCTCCAACAGCCTTGACACGAAGTTCTGTCTGGAGGCCCTGGAGATGGCCTTGGGAGGCGGCCGTAGGCCAGAGATCTTCCACTCCGATCAAGGCTGTCAGTTCACGTCCGCTGACTTTGTGGCCAGACTCAAAGGGGAGCGGATCCAGATCAGCTGGTCCGGCAGAAAGCGGTGCTACGACAACATCCTTGTTGAACGGCTGTGGAGGACTGTCAAGTACGAGGAGGTCTACCTACGGGCATACAGCGATGGCTGGGACGCTGAAATCAGCCTGGCCCGCTTCCTGTGGCGGTATTGCCATGTAAGACCTCACAGTTCCCTTGGAGGCAAAACTCCCCACGCGGTCTACACTGAGGCCGAACCATGTTCCACCCGTCCTGGGTTAACGATGTCAGGGGCCGGAACTGTCCAATAA
- a CDS encoding IS3 family transposase, protein MRKLVDHDHPELSISRQCALLGLPRSTLYYRPTPVRVSTLRIMARIDALYLEDPCSGSRRMVDYLAQDGIPISRDRVRNLMRRMGLRAIYQKPRTTVPGDPSVRFPCLVDLTQVTSVDQVWATDITYIPLQKGFLYLVAIMDLHSRHVLSWRLSNSLDTKFCLEALEMALGGGRRPEIFHSDQGCQFTSADFVARLKGERIQISWSGRKRCYDNILVERLWRTVKYEEVYLRAYSDGWDAEISLARFLWRYCHVRPHSSLGGKTPHAVYTEAEPCSTRPGLTMSGAGTVQ, encoded by the coding sequence CTGCGCAAGCTGGTCGATCACGACCACCCCGAGCTCAGCATCAGCAGGCAGTGTGCGCTGCTGGGGCTGCCTCGATCCACGCTGTACTACCGGCCGACACCGGTCCGTGTATCGACGCTGCGGATCATGGCCAGGATCGATGCTCTCTACCTGGAGGATCCCTGCAGCGGCAGCCGCCGGATGGTGGACTATCTGGCCCAAGATGGTATCCCGATCAGCCGAGATCGAGTGCGAAACCTCATGCGGCGCATGGGATTACGGGCGATCTACCAGAAGCCCCGGACGACGGTTCCAGGTGATCCGTCCGTGCGGTTCCCCTGCCTGGTGGACCTCACGCAGGTCACGTCGGTGGATCAGGTCTGGGCGACCGACATCACCTACATCCCTCTGCAGAAAGGGTTTCTCTATCTGGTGGCGATCATGGATCTCCATTCCAGGCATGTGCTCAGCTGGAGGCTCTCCAACAGCCTTGACACGAAGTTCTGTCTGGAGGCCCTGGAGATGGCCTTGGGAGGCGGCCGTAGGCCAGAGATCTTCCACTCCGATCAAGGCTGTCAGTTCACGTCCGCTGACTTTGTGGCCAGACTCAAAGGGGAGCGGATCCAGATCAGCTGGTCCGGCAGAAAGCGGTGCTACGACAACATCCTTGTTGAACGGCTGTGGAGGACTGTCAAGTACGAGGAGGTCTACCTACGGGCATACAGCGATGGCTGGGACGCTGAAATCAGCCTGGCCCGCTTCCTGTGGCGGTATTGCCATGTAAGACCTCACAGTTCCCTTGGAGGCAAAACTCCCCACGCGGTCTACACTGAGGCCGAACCATGTTCCACCCGTCCTGGGTTAACGATGTCAGGGGCCGGAACTGTCCAATAA
- the ltrA gene encoding group II intron reverse transcriptase/maturase encodes MTTDKPLPITKVMVWKAYQQVKRNGQAAGVDGQSLDDFNKDLENNLYKLWNRMASGSYLPPPVRRVEIPKSGGGVRPLGIPTVADRIAQMVVKQVLEPELELIFDQDSYGYRPGKSAHQAVEVCRQRCWRSNWVLDLDIKGFFDAIDHDLLMRAIKAHTSERWVVLYLQRWLQAPVLLPDGTLHPRDRGTPQGGVISPLLANLFLHYAFDVWMRRSHPAIAFERYADDVICHCHSEKEARRLLEALQDRFASCGLQLHPQKTQVVYCRDSNRRAPFADVTFTFLGFAFRPRVSRNSRGVIYTGFLPAVSPQALQRMRERIRSIGLPSLVYLSLEEIAKVLNPVIRGWIQYYGRFYRTELIRKLYRYLDDRIAAWLRQKYKRLRGRRLQSWRVLARIRSGHRDLFAHWRRVSEVACG; translated from the coding sequence ATGACAACAGACAAGCCGCTACCGATTACCAAGGTGATGGTCTGGAAGGCCTATCAACAGGTGAAACGGAACGGACAGGCGGCCGGTGTGGATGGCCAAAGCCTGGACGACTTCAACAAGGATCTGGAGAATAATCTCTACAAACTCTGGAATCGGATGGCATCAGGAAGTTATCTTCCGCCACCAGTTCGGCGTGTGGAGATTCCCAAATCCGGTGGAGGCGTCAGGCCGCTGGGTATCCCGACGGTTGCTGATCGCATCGCACAGATGGTGGTCAAGCAGGTGCTGGAGCCAGAGCTGGAGCTGATCTTTGATCAGGATTCCTACGGCTACAGACCGGGCAAGTCAGCGCATCAGGCAGTAGAGGTCTGCCGTCAGCGCTGCTGGAGGTCCAACTGGGTTCTCGATCTCGACATCAAGGGGTTTTTCGATGCTATCGATCACGACCTGTTGATGCGCGCGATCAAGGCCCATACCTCCGAGCGCTGGGTGGTGCTCTACCTGCAACGATGGCTGCAGGCACCGGTTCTGTTGCCGGATGGCACGCTCCATCCCAGGGACCGGGGCACACCGCAAGGTGGTGTCATCAGTCCACTGCTGGCCAATCTGTTCCTGCACTATGCGTTTGATGTGTGGATGCGCCGGAGCCACCCGGCCATTGCCTTTGAGCGCTATGCAGATGATGTGATCTGTCATTGCCACAGCGAGAAGGAAGCTCGGCGGTTGCTGGAGGCATTGCAGGATCGCTTTGCGTCCTGTGGCCTCCAGCTTCATCCCCAGAAGACCCAGGTGGTCTACTGCAGGGATAGCAACCGCCGGGCACCGTTTGCTGATGTCACGTTCACGTTTCTTGGTTTCGCGTTTCGGCCACGTGTGTCTCGCAATTCTCGCGGAGTCATCTACACAGGCTTTTTGCCGGCAGTGAGTCCGCAGGCTCTCCAGCGTATGCGGGAGAGGATTAGGTCGATAGGGCTTCCATCGCTCGTGTATCTGTCGCTTGAGGAGATCGCTAAAGTGCTGAATCCAGTGATTCGTGGCTGGATTCAGTACTACGGTCGTTTCTATAGGACAGAACTGATCAGGAAGTTGTATCGCTACCTGGATGACAGAATTGCAGCCTGGTTACGGCAGAAGTACAAAAGGCTGCGGGGTCGTCGGCTCCAAAGCTGGCGAGTACTTGCCAGGATCAGGTCTGGACATCGTGATCTGTTCGCGCACTGGCGTCGAGTCAGTGAAGTGGCATGTGGATGA